In Bos mutus isolate GX-2022 chromosome 2, NWIPB_WYAK_1.1, whole genome shotgun sequence, one DNA window encodes the following:
- the B3GALT1 gene encoding beta-1,3-galactosyltransferase 1: MASKVSCLYVLTVVCWASALWYLSVTRPTSSYTGSKPFSHLTVARKNFTFGNIRTRPINPHSFEFLINEPTKCEKNIPFLVILISTTHKEFDARQAIRETWGDENNFKGIKIATLFLLGKNADPVLNQMVEQESQIFHDIIVEDFIDSYHNLTLKTLMGMRWVATFCAKAKYVMKTDSDIFVNMDNLIYKLLKPSTKPRRRYFTGYVINGGPIRDVRSKWYMPRDLYPDSNYPPFCSGTGYIFSADVAELIYKTSLHTRLLHLEDVYVGLCLRKLGIHPFQNSGFNHWKMAYSLCRYRRVITVHQISPEEMHRIWNDMSSKKHLRC, from the coding sequence ATGGCTTCGAAGGTCTCCTGTTTGTACGTGTTGACCGTGGTGTGCTGGGCCAGCGCTCTCTGGTACTTGAGCGTAACTCGCCCCACTTCCTCCTACACGGGCTCCAAGCCATTCAGCCATCTGACGGTTGCAAGGAAAAACTTCACCTTTGGCAACATAAGAACTCGACCTATAAACCCCCATTCTTTTGAATTTCTGATAAACGAGCCCACCAAATGTGAGAAAAACATTCCTTTCCTTGTCATCCTCATCAGCACCACCCATAAAGAGTTCGATGCCCGCCAGGCGATCCGAGAGACCTGGGGCGACGAGAACAACTTCAAAGGGATCAAGATAGCCACCCTGTTCCTCCTGGGCAAGAACGCCGATCCCGTTCTCAACCAGATGGTGGAGCAAGAGAGCCAAATCTTTCACGACATCATCGTGGAGGACTTCATTGATTCCTACCATAACCTTACCCTCAAAACCTTGATGGGGATGAGATGGGTGGCCACTTTTTGTGCGAAAGCCAAGTATGTCATGAAAACAGACAGCGACATTTTTGTCAACATGGACAATCTTATTTACAAACTCTTAAAACCCTCCACCAAGCCACGAAGAAGGTATTTTACTGGCTATGTCATCAACGGAGGGCCCATCCGAGATGTCCGCAGTAAGTGGTATATGCCCAGGGATTTGTACCCTGACAGCAACTACCCGCCCTTCTGCTCGGGGACCGGCTATATCTTTTCAGCTGATGTGGCTGAGCTCATTTACAAGACCTCACTCCACACCAGGCTGCTTCACCTGGAGGATGTGTATGTGGGACTGTGTCTTCGAAAGCTGGGCATCCATCCTTTCCAGAACAGTGGCTTCAATCACTGGAAAATGGCCTATAGTTTGTGTAGGTACCGCCGAGTGATCACCGTGCATCAGATCTCTCCAGAAGAAATGCACAGAATCTGGAATGACATGTCAAGCAAGAAACATCTCAGATGTTAG